The genomic segment ACGGCCGCTGGGCACGCGCGAGATCGCCGGGCACCTCGTGAAGGTGTACGCGATCGAGGCGCCGGGGCGGGTCGTCACGGAGCGGGAGGAGGCGTCGGCGCTCCGCGTCGCGGGACCGCACCTGGAGCTCGGCCGCGCCCGTGGCTCGCTCGGTCTCGCCGTGCTGATCCTGCACGCGGGCGGCGACGGGGACTACGTCCTCGTCCAGACCTGGATCGAGGCGTCCATGTCGGACCTCGCCGTGTTCCTCGGGCCCGCGGGCAGGCCGGACGAGATGCGGCCCGGGCGGGTCGGCCTCGCCCCGTGCGTGTGGGAGGCGGCGGTGATCGCTCACGAGCGCGACGCCTACGTACGGAATGTGCTGGACGGGACGGGGCCGACGGCGGAGCGCCTTGCGGCGTGGGGCGCGGACGTGACGCGAGGGCACCTGCGCTGACGGTGCGCGGGGAGGCCGCGGGGGAGTTCGCGGGTGCGTGATAGACACGGGGCATGACGAGCCGCGGCCGGGCGTTCGACGCCGTACTGACTGACCTCGACGGCGTGATCCGCTTCTACGAGATGGCGGAACTGGAGCAGGCGGAGCGTGCGGCCGGTCTGCCGGCGGGCAGTACCGCCGAGATCGCCTTCCGGCCCGAGACCGACATGCCGCTGATGCGCGGCGAGATCACCAGGGAGCGGTGGATCGAGTCGATCGCCGACGGGCTCGCCGACCGGGTGCCGCGGGAGCGCGGGCGCGAGCTCGGGACGACGCTCGCCGAGACCAAGTTCCGGGCCGACGACGCCGTGGTGGGTCTGCTGCGGCAGGCGCGGGCGGCCGGGCTGCCCGTCCTGCTCGTGACGAACGCGACGCCGTGGCTCGCGGACGATCTCGCCCTGCTCGGCCTCACCGGCCCCGACGGCTGTCTCGACGACGTGATCAGCAGCGCCGACCTCGGCATCACCAAGCCGGACCGGCGCATCTACGAGACGGCCGCCGAGCGCGCCGGTGCCGCTCCCGCCCGCTGTCTCTTCGTCGACGACCGGCAGGAGAACGTGGACGCCGCCGTCGCGCTCGGCATGACCGGCCTGCTGTACGGCGAACCGGCGGACCTGCGCGCTGCGTTGGCTCCGCTGGTCTGACAGCTGGTCTGACCGCGGCCGCCACCGCGGACGGGTCTCAGCAGGAGTCCTCCAGATAGGTGCGGGCGAGGGCCGCGGCGCCGGTGAGCCAGTCGGTGATCACCGCCAGCTCGTCCGCCGAGTACCGCGCGCAGAGTTCGGTGAGCAGCTTCGCGTACGGGCCGTAGACGGCCTGCACCCGCTCCGCGGCGGCCGGGACCGGGATGACGTGCACCCGGCGCCGGTCGGTGGGGTCGGGTTTGCGCTCCACGAACCCGCCGCGCTCCAGACGGTTCAGGATGCCGGTGACGGCGCCCGTCGTGACGTGGGCGCGGGCGGCCAGGTCGCCGGCGGTGACCGGGGCGTCCGACTCCAGGACGTGGGCGAAGCAGACCAGGTCCTTGACGCTCAGGTCGAGGTTGCGGGCGAGTTCCTGACGTCCGACGAGGTTCGTGGCGACGAGGTCGTCCAGCGCGCCGATGGCGTCCGCGGCGGTGGCGCCGGTGCGCGGCGTTCCCCGCTCTTCCCGCTCTCCATGCCCGCTCAGCTCTCCCTGCATTGAACTCCCTTACTGTCTAAGTTAAATTCCTCACTTGCTAAGACATCTTACGGCGTGCGTGTACAGGCGTGTACGAGAAGGAGGCAGGAACGTGAGTGGACTGCACGACGAAGGCCACACCGTCGCGGGGTGGACGGGTTCCCTCATCGCGATGCTCGGGACCGTGTCCGTGGGTGTGGGCATCGTCGGCTGGCGCCCGGGGATCTGGCTGGGGGTCGGACTCCTGGTGGTGTCGGTGCTCGCCACCTGGATGCTGCACCTGGCGGGCTGGGGCAAGCCTCCGATACCGCGCAGCCTCGACCAGCGGGTCTTCTCGACGCGGGACCTGACCGCGCGTGCCGGGCACGCGAACTGTGTCGGGTGCCGGCTGGCCGGGCGGTCCGTCCGTGGCGCCGAGGCGTCCTGACGGCACGGCGCACGACTATCTTCCGCGCACCGCGTCAAGCGCCGGTGCGATGACGGCGAAGACCCGGTCCGTCAGTGCGGCCGGGTCCTCCGCGCCGTCCCCCGCGCTCCATCTCTGCAGCACGGCTCCGAAGGCGGACAGGGCGATACGGGCCGCCAGTTGCGGATAGAGGTCCGTCCGCGGGTCGAGGCCGAGGCGGTGGGCGAGTTCCTCGGCGAGTTCGCCGCCCCACTGCGCCTGGCGCTCCAGGAAGCGGGCGTGCAGGGCCGGGCTTTCGAGGATCAACTGAGTGACGCGCAGGGCCTGTTGACTCGGACCCGCGCAGGCGTTCACGGAGACCCAGACGGTGTGGCGCAGTGCGACCGACGGCGGTTCCTCGGCCGGGCGGGACGCCAACTCCGCGCGCATGTCGGTGCCCACGTCGGCGAGCAGGTGGATCACCACGTCCTCTTTGGACGCGAAGTACCGGAAGAAGGTCCGCTTGGACACCCCCGCGACGGCCGCGATCTCGTCGGCCGTGACCGCGTCGAACCCCCTGCGGGCCAGCAGCCGCAGCGCGGCCGACGTCAGCTCGTCCGAGACGAGTTGGCGCTTGCGTTGGGCCAGGCTCACTTCCGGGTGGGTACTCACTGCCTCAGTGTACATTTCGTGCCCTGCACGTCATCAAGAGTTGCTTGAGGCATTGAGAGTACTTCTTGACACCGAGTGCCAAGTAGGGCAGCTTGTGTCGTATGAGTAATCAGCGTGGCTGGACCGCCGAGCAGATCCCTGACCAGAGCAACCGCGTCATCGTCGTCACCGGGGCCAACAGCGGCCTCGGTCTCGCGACCACCCGGGCCTTGGCGCGCAAGGGCGCGCACGTGATCCTCGCCGTGCGCGACGAGGCGAAGGGCCGCGCCACCGCCGACCGGCTCACCACCGAGATCCCGGGCGCCCGACTGGAGGTGCGGCGGGTCGACCTGGCCGACCTGGACTCCGTCCGCGCCTTCTCCGACAAGCTCCACGCGGACCACGCGCGCCTCGACGTGCTGGTCAACAACGCCGGCCTGATGGCGCCGCCGAAGCGGCTCCTCAGCCCGCAGGGCCACGAGGTGCAGTTCGCCGCCAACCACCTCGGCCACTTCGCGCTCACCGGGCTGCTGCTCGACCTCCTGGAGGCCGGGGACGACCCGCGGGTCGTGACCGTGAGCTCGCCCAACCACCGCCAGGCGAAGCTCTTCTTCGACGACATCAACGGCGAGCGCAAGTACTCGCCGATGGGCCACTACAACCAGTCGAAGCTCGCGAACGCCGTCTTCGGCTGGCAGCTCCACCAGAAGCTGACCGCGGCGGGCAGCCGGGTGCGCAGCCTGCTCGCCCACCCCGGCTACACCTCGACCAACCTCCAGACCAGTTCGCCCGCGGGCATGGTGAAGTTCCTGTTCGGGCGGCTGCTGCTGCCGCTCGCCCAGACCCCGGACCAGGGCGCGCTGCCGACGCTGTTCGCGGCGACGGACCCGAGCGTGACGGGCGGCCAGTTCATCGGCCCCGACGGCATGGCCGAACTGCGCGGCGCGCCCAAGACGGTGGAGCTCGCGCCCCGTGCCGCGGACGCGGAGAGCGGCCGCAAGCTCTGGGACCTGTCGGAGGAACTCACCTCCGTGCGCTTCGCGTTCCGTGCCGCGGCCTGACCGCGGCGGGGGCAGGGGATGACCGCGAAGACCGCCGGGGGCAGTGCCTGGATCCGCCGGTACCGGCCGGCCGACGAGGCGCGCGCGAGGCTGCTGTGTCTGCCGCACGCCGGCGGCTCCGCCTCGTTCTACCTTCCGTTCGCCCGCGCGTTCGGGCCCGACATCGACGTACTGACCGTGCAGTACCCGGGGCGCCAGGACCGCTGGCACGAGCCGTGCGTGGACTCCGTCACCGGTCTCGCCGACGCGCTGCTCGACGAGGTGCTGCCGTGGGCCGACCGGCCGCTCGCGCTCTTCGGGCACAGCATGGGCGCGATGGTCGGTTACGAACTGGCCGTACGCCTGGAGCGCGCGGGGTCGCCGCCCCTTGCCGTGTTCGCCTCCGGGCGGCGCGCCCCGTCCCGGCTGCGCGACAACCCGTCGCCCATCCATCTGCGCGACGACCGCGGCCTGATCGACGAACTGCGGGCGCTCAGCGGCACCGACGCCCGGGTCTTCGAGGACGAGGAACTGCTGCGCAGGGCGCTGCCCGCGATCCGCAGCGACTACAAGGCGGCCGAAACCTACCGGTACGTCCCGCGCCCCCCGCTCTCGGCGCCCGTCCACGTGATCGTCGGCGCCGATGATGGCCGAGTCACGCCGGACGAGGCGCAGGCGTGGGCCGGTCACACGACGGGCGGTTTCAGCCTGGAGACCCGTTCCGGCGGGCATTTCTATCTCACGGAACAGATGTCAAGTGTCGCCGATACGGTTTCAAGGCGGATTCTAGCGGGACTATTGCCGTAATCCAGCGTCGCTATTGCGGAATTACATTTATCGTGTGACCTTGATCACGGCAAAATGTATTCCGGTAAACCACCTTGTTTGCGCCAACCACCTTGTTAGGCTGAATTCCTCTTTCGGATGCGAGTCGTGCGAGGTGTTGGAAAACATGGGGGACGTGGACGTGGCCGAGACAGACATTGCCGGCCTACCGGCATACCCGTTCATAGGGCCGGACGACAATCCGTTCATCCCGGTCACCGGGGCGGATCTGGAACGGCTCGAAGGGCCCGTGGGGAAGGTGCGGCTTCCGTTCGGGGGATGGGCGTGGCTCGTCACCCGCCACGAGGACGTGCGGCAGCTGCTGCGGCACCCGGGCTTCAGCTCCGACCAGTACAAGCCCGGGTTCCCGGTGCTCAACCCGATCCCGCCCAAGCAGGACGACGCCTCGGGCCTGTTCATCTTCATGGACGGCGACGCGCACAGCCGGTTCCGCAAGATGCTGACCGCCGAATTCATGATCAAGAACATCCGGCGGATCGAGCCCCTCATCGAGGAGACGGTCGTCGAGGCGCTCGACCGCATGCGGGACCTCGGCGCGCCCGCCGACCTGATGGCGGAGTTCGCGCTCCCCGTGCCGTCGATGACGATCTGCCACCTCCTCGGCGTCCCGTACGCCGACCACGACTTCTTCCAGGACCACAGCCGCGTGATCATGGACAGGAAGTCGGGCCCCGCGGAGGTCGAGGCGGCCCTCGGCGCCCTCGCGGGACTCCTCGGCGACCTCGTCGACGCCAAGCGCGAGGATCCCGGCGAGGACCTCCTCAGCCG from the Streptomyces venezuelae genome contains:
- a CDS encoding MarR family winged helix-turn-helix transcriptional regulator, with protein sequence MQGELSGHGEREERGTPRTGATAADAIGALDDLVATNLVGRQELARNLDLSVKDLVCFAHVLESDAPVTAGDLAARAHVTTGAVTGILNRLERGGFVERKPDPTDRRRVHVIPVPAAAERVQAVYGPYAKLLTELCARYSADELAVITDWLTGAAALARTYLEDSC
- a CDS encoding TetR family transcriptional regulator — encoded protein: MYTEAVSTHPEVSLAQRKRQLVSDELTSAALRLLARRGFDAVTADEIAAVAGVSKRTFFRYFASKEDVVIHLLADVGTDMRAELASRPAEEPPSVALRHTVWVSVNACAGPSQQALRVTQLILESPALHARFLERQAQWGGELAEELAHRLGLDPRTDLYPQLAARIALSAFGAVLQRWSAGDGAEDPAALTDRVFAVIAPALDAVRGR
- a CDS encoding thioesterase II family protein is translated as MTAKTAGGSAWIRRYRPADEARARLLCLPHAGGSASFYLPFARAFGPDIDVLTVQYPGRQDRWHEPCVDSVTGLADALLDEVLPWADRPLALFGHSMGAMVGYELAVRLERAGSPPLAVFASGRRAPSRLRDNPSPIHLRDDRGLIDELRALSGTDARVFEDEELLRRALPAIRSDYKAAETYRYVPRPPLSAPVHVIVGADDGRVTPDEAQAWAGHTTGGFSLETRSGGHFYLTEQMSSVADTVSRRILAGLLP
- a CDS encoding HGxxPAAW family protein gives rise to the protein MSGLHDEGHTVAGWTGSLIAMLGTVSVGVGIVGWRPGIWLGVGLLVVSVLATWMLHLAGWGKPPIPRSLDQRVFSTRDLTARAGHANCVGCRLAGRSVRGAEAS
- a CDS encoding cytochrome P450, which codes for MAETDIAGLPAYPFIGPDDNPFIPVTGADLERLEGPVGKVRLPFGGWAWLVTRHEDVRQLLRHPGFSSDQYKPGFPVLNPIPPKQDDASGLFIFMDGDAHSRFRKMLTAEFMIKNIRRIEPLIEETVVEALDRMRDLGAPADLMAEFALPVPSMTICHLLGVPYADHDFFQDHSRVIMDRKSGPAEVEAALGALAGLLGDLVDAKREDPGEDLLSRLTLERVDTGELRKDELVSLAMLLLVAGHETTANMIGLSALVLLQHPEHLEALREDPSLAPGMVEELLRYLTVVRTGLPRLAMEDAEIGGQQIRAGEGVVAMLAMSNRDQSVFSDPDLFDPQRREAHRHMAFGFGLHQCIGQPLARAELRVALVELARRFPKLRSELSLADVPQRPMAVTFGVAELPVTW
- a CDS encoding HAD-IA family hydrolase, whose translation is MTSRGRAFDAVLTDLDGVIRFYEMAELEQAERAAGLPAGSTAEIAFRPETDMPLMRGEITRERWIESIADGLADRVPRERGRELGTTLAETKFRADDAVVGLLRQARAAGLPVLLVTNATPWLADDLALLGLTGPDGCLDDVISSADLGITKPDRRIYETAAERAGAAPARCLFVDDRQENVDAAVALGMTGLLYGEPADLRAALAPLV
- a CDS encoding oxidoreductase, which produces MSNQRGWTAEQIPDQSNRVIVVTGANSGLGLATTRALARKGAHVILAVRDEAKGRATADRLTTEIPGARLEVRRVDLADLDSVRAFSDKLHADHARLDVLVNNAGLMAPPKRLLSPQGHEVQFAANHLGHFALTGLLLDLLEAGDDPRVVTVSSPNHRQAKLFFDDINGERKYSPMGHYNQSKLANAVFGWQLHQKLTAAGSRVRSLLAHPGYTSTNLQTSSPAGMVKFLFGRLLLPLAQTPDQGALPTLFAATDPSVTGGQFIGPDGMAELRGAPKTVELAPRAADAESGRKLWDLSEELTSVRFAFRAAA